The following proteins are co-located in the Sulfitobacter guttiformis genome:
- a CDS encoding glutathione S-transferase has protein sequence MTYKLFIGDRTFSSWSLRGWLMLHKFDLPCDVQMVGLYSQTMAQDMAALAPARLVPALRTPEGDVVGESLAIAETLAERHPAIAMWPRNAAARIRARWLCAEMVGGFGALRGECPMQLAHVDADFAASDAVKSDLLRIETLWAFAREIASDGPWLFGAYSIADAFYAPVCARITGYNLTVSKAAHAYCQTTLTDPAFQQWRAEGLKKSYSPFPYPPAGRTTPWPSETINHS, from the coding sequence ATGACATACAAACTATTTATCGGTGACCGTACCTTTTCGAGCTGGTCTTTGCGCGGCTGGCTGATGCTGCATAAATTTGATCTGCCCTGCGACGTGCAGATGGTCGGCCTGTATAGCCAGACAATGGCGCAGGATATGGCAGCGCTGGCGCCCGCACGCCTCGTGCCGGCCTTGCGCACACCTGAGGGTGATGTCGTGGGCGAAAGTCTTGCTATTGCCGAAACGCTCGCAGAACGACACCCTGCGATTGCCATGTGGCCGCGCAATGCTGCGGCGCGGATCCGTGCCCGATGGCTTTGTGCCGAAATGGTTGGCGGCTTTGGTGCGCTGCGTGGAGAATGCCCGATGCAGCTTGCCCATGTCGATGCAGATTTTGCAGCTTCGGATGCGGTTAAATCCGACCTGTTGCGCATCGAAACCCTCTGGGCCTTTGCGCGAGAGATAGCATCAGACGGCCCATGGCTTTTTGGCGCCTATTCCATTGCAGATGCATTTTACGCTCCCGTTTGTGCCCGCATCACAGGCTATAACCTGACAGTATCAAAAGCGGCTCACGCTTATTGTCAAACCACTCTCACGGATCCGGCGTTCCAGCAGTGGCGGGCAGAAGGGCTAAAGAAAAGCTACAGCCCCTTCCCCTATCCTCCTGCAGGCCGCACAACACCTTGGCCAAGTGAAACCATTAACCATTCCTAA
- a CDS encoding histidine phosphatase family protein gives MTTWHWVRHGPTHEKSFVGWRDVPADLSDTALIARVRDHLPKEALVVSSDLIRSIATADALALPDHTRLPHEADLREINFGIWDGMHFDAVAARDPRLSREFWEKPGDIQAPDGESWNQTGTRVSAVVDRLNASHTGAHIVAVAHFGVILTQVQRALGVSAYEAMAHKIDNISVTTLTHHGGDKWHVGAINHLP, from the coding sequence ATGACAACATGGCATTGGGTTCGACACGGACCCACACACGAAAAATCATTTGTCGGCTGGCGTGATGTGCCTGCAGATCTGTCTGACACAGCGTTGATCGCGCGCGTACGCGACCACCTCCCCAAGGAGGCGTTGGTCGTTTCCTCTGATCTGATCCGCTCCATCGCCACCGCAGACGCTCTCGCGTTGCCCGATCACACCCGTCTTCCGCATGAAGCCGATCTGCGCGAGATCAACTTTGGCATTTGGGACGGCATGCATTTTGATGCTGTCGCCGCCCGTGACCCGCGGCTTAGCCGCGAGTTCTGGGAGAAACCCGGCGATATTCAGGCACCAGACGGTGAAAGCTGGAACCAGACCGGAACGCGGGTCAGTGCTGTTGTCGACCGTCTCAACGCTAGTCACACCGGCGCGCACATCGTTGCTGTGGCGCATTTCGGCGTGATCCTGACGCAGGTGCAGCGCGCGTTGGGAGTGTCGGCGTACGAGGCGATGGCCCATAAAATCGATAATATATCCGTGACCACGCTTACCCATCATGGTGGCGACAAATGGCATGTAGGTGCGATCAACCACCTCCCGTGA
- the cobU gene encoding bifunctional adenosylcobinamide kinase/adenosylcobinamide-phosphate guanylyltransferase, which produces MLPRGTFILGGAASGKSQWAENFILSADLPCIYLATGRIWDDEVAQRVQVHKDRRDARWSTFEEPLELGPKLAQLTTNTPVLIDCATMWLNNQMMEDTDLSRATDALLMALDGCAAPWVIVSNEVGHGIVPDNKLARSFREAQGRLNIALARQADLAVMVVAGLPQVLKGVLK; this is translated from the coding sequence ATGTTGCCACGCGGGACGTTTATTTTAGGCGGAGCTGCCTCGGGAAAATCGCAGTGGGCCGAAAACTTCATACTTTCTGCCGACTTGCCCTGCATTTACCTCGCTACAGGGCGCATCTGGGACGACGAAGTAGCACAGAGGGTACAAGTGCACAAAGACCGGCGCGATGCCCGATGGAGCACATTTGAGGAACCTCTCGAATTGGGGCCAAAGCTGGCGCAATTGACCACCAATACACCGGTCCTGATTGACTGCGCGACAATGTGGCTCAACAATCAGATGATGGAAGATACCGACCTGTCGCGCGCGACCGACGCTTTGCTTATGGCGCTTGATGGTTGTGCTGCTCCATGGGTCATCGTCTCGAACGAGGTAGGCCATGGCATAGTTCCCGATAACAAGCTTGCCCGCAGCTTCCGCGAGGCACAGGGGCGGCTTAATATCGCACTGGCGCGTCAGGCCGATCTTGCGGTTATGGTGGTCGCAGGCCTTCCTCAGGTTCTCAAAGGGGTACTGAAATGA
- a CDS encoding RNA polymerase factor sigma-32, whose product MAMGTAQDFSLTRTAMKAELLDADTELKLAYAWRDERCEASLHRLITAYMRLAISMASKFKRYGAPMNDLIQEAGLGLMKAADKFDPDRGVRFSTYAVWWIKASIQDHVMRNWSMVRTGSTSSQKSLFFNMRRVQARLEREAASAGETLDRHQLRQMISTEIGVPLHDVEMMEGRLSGSDYSLNATQSAEDEGREWIDALEDDSTQAAENVEHSHDTKQLREWLVTSMAALNEREQFIVRERKLRDTPRTLESLGQELNLSKERVRQLEAAAFQKMRKSLEMQSQEVFHFLN is encoded by the coding sequence ATGGCAATGGGAACAGCGCAAGACTTTTCACTCACCCGCACAGCGATGAAGGCGGAGCTTTTGGACGCCGACACCGAGCTGAAACTGGCCTACGCATGGCGCGACGAGCGCTGCGAGGCCTCTCTGCACCGTCTGATCACTGCCTACATGCGCTTGGCGATTTCGATGGCGTCAAAATTCAAACGCTACGGCGCACCGATGAACGACCTTATTCAGGAGGCGGGACTTGGACTGATGAAGGCTGCAGACAAGTTTGACCCCGATCGTGGCGTACGTTTCTCTACATATGCGGTCTGGTGGATCAAGGCGTCGATTCAGGACCACGTGATGCGTAATTGGTCGATGGTGCGTACCGGTTCTACTTCTTCGCAGAAGTCTCTGTTTTTTAACATGCGCCGCGTTCAGGCACGGCTTGAGCGCGAGGCTGCCTCGGCGGGCGAAACACTCGACCGTCACCAGCTACGTCAGATGATTTCGACCGAAATCGGGGTTCCGCTCCATGATGTAGAGATGATGGAAGGGCGTTTGTCCGGGTCTGACTATTCTCTCAATGCCACCCAATCCGCCGAGGATGAAGGTCGCGAATGGATCGACGCGCTGGAAGATGACAGCACACAGGCAGCAGAGAACGTCGAGCACAGCCACGACACAAAGCAGTTGCGTGAATGGCTGGTGACTTCAATGGCTGCGTTGAACGAGCGGGAGCAATTTATCGTTCGTGAGCGCAAACTGCGCGATACACCCCGCACGCTCGAAAGCCTTGGTCAGGAATTAAACCTAAGCAAGGAGCGTGTGCGCCAGCTGGAGGCAGCCGCCTTCCAGAAAATGCGCAAGTCGCTCGAGATGCAGTCTCAGGAAGTTTTCCATTTCCTGAACTGA
- a CDS encoding ChaN family lipoprotein, whose translation MALLAALFAFEVQAEIPQAARQAQIVILGELHDNPDHHVRQAMWVAELRPKALVFEMLTPVQGLNAQSEWSSQAELDGLIGWSDTAWPSFDMYYPIFAAAPDAAIYGAGITRGQLQHMLEIPLATYPPAKRFGLDEPLDAQEQSAREALQAEAHCNALPETLLPMMVEAQQHRDISLADAALRALEQTGGPVAVITGNGHARADWGVPSLLAHAAPDVIVFALAQAEGDAEISGGFSLTLDAPAPMRGDPCAAFTR comes from the coding sequence GTGGCCCTCTTGGCTGCGCTTTTTGCGTTTGAGGTGCAGGCCGAGATACCGCAGGCAGCCCGTCAGGCGCAGATCGTGATTTTGGGGGAACTGCATGACAACCCCGATCATCATGTGCGCCAAGCGATGTGGGTCGCAGAGCTTCGGCCAAAAGCGTTAGTGTTTGAGATGCTCACCCCAGTGCAGGGACTAAATGCGCAGTCAGAATGGAGCAGTCAGGCTGAATTGGATGGGTTGATCGGCTGGTCAGACACGGCGTGGCCTTCGTTTGATATGTATTACCCGATTTTTGCTGCCGCACCTGATGCTGCTATTTACGGCGCTGGCATCACACGGGGCCAATTACAGCACATGTTGGAAATACCATTGGCAACGTATCCGCCCGCAAAACGTTTCGGGCTGGATGAGCCACTTGACGCGCAAGAGCAGAGCGCCCGTGAAGCATTGCAGGCGGAGGCGCATTGCAACGCCCTGCCTGAAACGCTGTTGCCGATGATGGTCGAAGCGCAGCAGCACCGCGACATCTCATTGGCTGATGCGGCATTGCGGGCGCTGGAGCAGACGGGCGGGCCGGTCGCCGTTATTACCGGCAATGGACATGCGCGTGCCGACTGGGGTGTTCCGTCCTTGCTTGCACATGCAGCGCCTGATGTGATCGTCTTCGCGCTGGCGCAGGCCGAGGGGGATGCGGAGATTAGCGGTGGTTTTTCTCTTACACTTGATGCGCCGGCGCCGATGCGCGGCGATCCCTGCGCGGCCTTCACTCGGTAG
- the coaBC gene encoding bifunctional phosphopantothenoylcysteine decarboxylase/phosphopantothenate--cysteine ligase CoaBC encodes MLAGKHILLIIGGGIAAFKSLDLIRRLRERGAVVTPVLTRAGEEFVTPLSVSALAGSKVFRDLFDLGDEAEMGHIQLSRVADLVVVAPATADLMAKMAAGLANDLASTLLLATDTPVMIVPAMNVRMWEHAATQRNLATLIADGIAVVGPNKGDMACGEHGPGRMSEPLEIVAAIEAKLSDGPLKGKRILVTSGPTHEPIDPVRYIANRSSGAQGTAVARALAALGAHVVFVTGPADVPPPEGVEIIRVETAQQMQDAVGTALPVDAAIFAAAVADWRVSSASERKLKKTKDGLPVLEFAENPDILHGVSQMKTGRPALVVGFAAETNDVIENATAKRLRKGCDWIVANDVSPATGIMGGAENAVTVISEAGTEEWPRMSKDQVAQKLAARIADSITQ; translated from the coding sequence ATGCTTGCAGGCAAACATATTCTTCTGATCATTGGCGGCGGGATTGCCGCATTCAAATCCCTTGATCTTATCCGGCGTTTGCGCGAGCGCGGCGCTGTCGTTACGCCCGTACTGACCCGCGCCGGAGAGGAGTTCGTCACACCTTTGTCCGTTTCTGCGCTTGCAGGCAGTAAGGTGTTCCGTGATCTCTTCGATTTGGGCGACGAAGCCGAGATGGGCCATATTCAGCTGAGCCGCGTTGCCGATCTGGTGGTCGTCGCGCCAGCAACGGCAGATCTTATGGCCAAAATGGCAGCGGGGCTGGCCAATGATCTGGCCTCTACGCTGCTGTTGGCCACGGATACGCCGGTGATGATCGTGCCTGCCATGAATGTCCGGATGTGGGAGCATGCAGCGACACAACGCAACCTTGCAACACTCATCGCCGATGGCATTGCCGTGGTTGGCCCGAACAAGGGCGACATGGCCTGCGGAGAGCACGGCCCGGGCCGTATGTCCGAGCCGTTGGAGATTGTCGCGGCGATTGAGGCGAAACTGTCGGATGGGCCGCTGAAAGGGAAACGTATTCTCGTCACCTCTGGCCCGACCCATGAGCCGATTGATCCCGTGCGCTACATCGCCAACCGCTCGAGCGGCGCACAGGGCACAGCAGTGGCGCGCGCGCTTGCAGCGCTGGGTGCTCACGTGGTTTTTGTGACCGGTCCGGCCGATGTCCCGCCGCCTGAAGGCGTCGAGATAATTCGCGTTGAAACTGCACAGCAGATGCAAGACGCGGTCGGTACGGCCCTCCCTGTGGATGCCGCTATTTTTGCCGCTGCTGTGGCGGACTGGCGGGTAAGCTCGGCCTCCGAGCGCAAATTGAAAAAGACAAAAGATGGCTTGCCCGTGCTCGAATTCGCCGAAAATCCCGACATCCTGCACGGCGTTAGCCAGATGAAGACGGGGCGTCCTGCGCTGGTTGTCGGCTTCGCTGCGGAGACGAATGACGTGATCGAGAACGCCACGGCAAAGCGGCTGCGCAAAGGCTGTGACTGGATCGTTGCCAACGATGTGTCCCCCGCGACAGGGATCATGGGCGGTGCGGAGAATGCTGTGACAGTGATCAGTGAAGCGGGCACCGAGGAGTGGCCGCGGATGAGCAAGGACCAAGTAGCGCAAAAACTGGCGGCGCGGATCGCGGATTCGATCACACAATGA
- the dut gene encoding dUTP diphosphatase, whose translation MNGADIRMMWEAGADTALGLPRYETAGAAGADLRANLPERASITLAIGARALVPTGLRLAIPEGFEVQIRPRSGLALTHGITLPNSPGTIDCDYRGPLGVIMMNAGDAPFVIEHGMRIAQMVVAPVVQARFHSVDVLEATARGEGGFGSTGTE comes from the coding sequence ATGAATGGTGCTGACATTCGCATGATGTGGGAAGCGGGAGCGGATACGGCGCTGGGTCTGCCGCGATACGAGACGGCGGGGGCCGCAGGGGCAGATTTGCGCGCCAACCTGCCTGAGCGGGCATCAATCACCTTGGCAATTGGCGCGCGCGCACTGGTGCCGACGGGCCTGCGTCTCGCAATCCCCGAAGGGTTTGAGGTACAGATCAGGCCGCGCTCGGGCCTTGCCCTGACGCACGGCATTACGTTGCCCAACAGCCCCGGCACCATTGATTGTGATTATCGCGGCCCTTTGGGGGTGATCATGATGAACGCGGGTGATGCCCCTTTTGTCATTGAACACGGCATGCGGATCGCGCAGATGGTTGTCGCCCCCGTCGTGCAGGCTAGGTTCCACTCCGTAGATGTGCTGGAAGCTACAGCACGGGGTGAAGGGGGCTTTGGCTCAACCGGAACGGAGTAA
- a CDS encoding HesA/MoeB/ThiF family protein, which produces MGTPRPARWIMIGILLVAVIGVQLVFPQGHPLRAATGNSAAPWLILTGIGGVIFFYSRVISGLRAQTGVDADTPAAVPTRQGSFSETELNRYARHIILREVGGAGQKALRNAKVLVIGAGGLGAPVLQYLAAAGVGTIGVIDDDKVENTNLQRQVIHKDTNIGMPKVFSAQLEMQAQNPFVTVKPYNRRLDADLAPELFAEYDLVLDGCDNFDTRYLVNAACVAARIPLVSGALSQWEGQLSVFDPARGAPCYQCIFPTAPAAHLAPSCAEAGVIGPLPGVVGSMMAVEAVKIITGAGSPLLGQMVIYDALYAESRKIKIGPRTDCPVCGATQA; this is translated from the coding sequence ATGGGCACGCCACGACCAGCGCGCTGGATCATGATCGGGATCTTGCTGGTCGCAGTTATCGGGGTGCAGTTGGTGTTCCCGCAGGGCCATCCGCTGCGTGCGGCCACTGGCAACAGTGCAGCCCCGTGGCTGATCCTCACGGGGATCGGCGGTGTGATATTTTTCTATTCCCGCGTTATCTCAGGGCTGCGCGCGCAAACTGGTGTTGATGCTGATACGCCTGCCGCAGTACCGACCCGACAGGGCAGCTTTTCCGAGACCGAGCTGAACCGCTATGCCCGCCACATTATCCTACGCGAAGTTGGCGGCGCTGGGCAGAAAGCGCTCAGAAACGCAAAAGTTCTGGTGATTGGTGCGGGCGGTCTGGGTGCGCCTGTGCTCCAATATCTTGCGGCGGCCGGCGTTGGCACAATCGGAGTGATAGATGACGACAAGGTCGAGAACACGAATCTCCAGCGGCAGGTGATCCACAAAGATACCAACATCGGGATGCCAAAGGTATTCTCGGCGCAACTGGAAATGCAGGCACAAAATCCTTTCGTCACGGTCAAGCCTTATAACCGCCGTTTGGATGCAGACCTCGCGCCGGAGTTGTTCGCGGAATATGATCTGGTGCTGGATGGCTGCGACAATTTCGATACACGCTATCTTGTGAATGCAGCCTGCGTGGCGGCGCGGATCCCGCTTGTCTCCGGCGCGCTGAGCCAGTGGGAAGGCCAGCTGAGCGTATTTGATCCTGCCCGTGGAGCGCCCTGTTACCAGTGTATTTTCCCCACTGCACCCGCCGCCCATCTCGCGCCGAGTTGTGCCGAGGCTGGCGTGATCGGCCCGCTGCCCGGTGTGGTGGGATCGATGATGGCGGTCGAAGCGGTCAAGATCATTACGGGTGCAGGATCACCATTGCTGGGGCAAATGGTGATCTACGACGCGCTTTATGCCGAAAGCCGAAAAATCAAAATCGGCCCGCGTACTGATTGTCCAGTCTGTGGGGCTACGCAGGCCTGA
- a CDS encoding M3 family metallopeptidase, whose translation MMNPLLQDWKTPFGIAPFDAISDDDFAPALEEALAEHNAEIAAIANDPAPATFANTVEALEAVGSALDKVLSVFYSVAGADSNPAREALQRDFSPKLSAHFSEISANKALFGRVNTVWEARDTIDLTDEQARVLKLTHLGFVRAGSALTGADEARMKEIKGRLAVLGTEFTQNLLSDERNWFMKLEEADLKGLPEFVIDNARAAGEEKEAGGPVVTLSRSLITPFLQFSSRRDLREKAFKAWEARGANGGETDNRAIAAETLALRKERAALLGYNSFSDYKLETEMAKTPAAVRDLLMQVWEPAKAQANADADVLTAMMHADGVNGDLAPWDWRYYAEKRRAQEHDLDEAALKPYFQLDRMIEASFACATKLFGLKFKPLDVPLYHADCRAWEVTRNGEHVAVFIGDYFARGSKRSGAWCSAMRSQAKFPKVQAPVVINVCNFAKGNPALLSYDDARTLFHEFGHALHQMLSNVTYESVSGTSVARDFVELPSQLYEHWLDVPEVLGEFATHAKTGEAMPREMLDKVLGAATFDMGFSTVEYVASALVDLAFHEGDPPADVMVKQREILDGLGMPAAITMRHASPHFAHVFSGDGYSSGYYSYMWSEVMDADAFEAFEEASGAFDPERAKALEEHILSTGGSRDAAELYIAFRGRLPGVEALLKGRGLKAA comes from the coding sequence CTGATGAATCCGCTGTTGCAAGACTGGAAGACCCCCTTTGGCATCGCCCCGTTCGACGCCATTTCCGACGATGATTTCGCACCCGCGCTGGAGGAAGCACTCGCCGAACACAACGCGGAGATCGCTGCTATTGCAAATGATCCTGCGCCAGCGACCTTTGCAAACACAGTTGAGGCGTTAGAGGCGGTTGGGTCAGCGCTCGATAAGGTGCTGAGCGTTTTCTACTCGGTGGCAGGTGCTGACAGCAACCCTGCACGCGAGGCACTTCAACGCGACTTTTCGCCTAAACTCTCTGCACACTTCTCTGAAATTTCTGCGAATAAGGCGCTGTTCGGGCGGGTTAATACCGTCTGGGAGGCGCGTGATACCATCGATCTGACCGACGAACAGGCGCGCGTGCTCAAGCTGACGCATCTAGGGTTTGTGCGTGCGGGGTCTGCGCTGACTGGCGCAGACGAGGCGCGGATGAAAGAAATCAAGGGTCGCTTGGCCGTGCTCGGCACCGAGTTTACCCAAAACCTGCTGTCAGACGAGCGTAACTGGTTCATGAAGCTGGAGGAGGCTGACCTGAAAGGTCTGCCGGAGTTTGTGATCGATAACGCCCGCGCTGCAGGCGAGGAAAAAGAAGCTGGAGGGCCGGTTGTGACCCTGTCACGGTCGCTCATCACGCCATTCTTGCAATTCAGTAGTCGCCGCGATCTGCGCGAGAAGGCATTTAAAGCGTGGGAAGCACGCGGTGCCAACGGGGGCGAAACCGACAACCGCGCCATCGCGGCAGAAACGTTGGCGCTGCGTAAGGAGCGGGCTGCATTGTTGGGATACAACAGCTTTTCCGACTACAAGCTTGAAACTGAAATGGCCAAGACGCCGGCCGCGGTGCGCGACCTGCTCATGCAGGTTTGGGAGCCGGCAAAGGCACAAGCGAATGCTGACGCTGACGTGTTGACGGCGATGATGCACGCGGACGGCGTGAACGGTGATCTGGCCCCGTGGGACTGGCGCTATTATGCGGAAAAGCGCCGCGCTCAAGAACATGATCTGGATGAAGCCGCGCTGAAGCCGTATTTTCAGCTCGACCGAATGATTGAGGCATCCTTTGCCTGCGCGACCAAGCTTTTCGGATTGAAGTTCAAGCCTCTCGACGTGCCGCTGTACCATGCTGACTGCCGCGCATGGGAAGTGACGCGTAACGGCGAGCATGTTGCAGTGTTCATCGGGGATTATTTCGCAAGAGGCTCGAAGCGCTCAGGCGCGTGGTGCTCTGCGATGCGATCGCAAGCGAAGTTCCCCAAGGTGCAGGCGCCCGTGGTAATCAACGTCTGCAACTTCGCCAAGGGCAACCCTGCGTTGCTATCATATGACGACGCGCGGACGCTGTTTCACGAATTTGGCCATGCGCTACATCAGATGCTGTCGAATGTGACATACGAAAGTGTGTCTGGTACCTCTGTTGCGCGCGATTTCGTGGAGCTGCCGAGCCAGCTTTACGAGCACTGGCTGGACGTGCCGGAGGTGTTGGGCGAATTTGCAACCCATGCCAAAACTGGAGAGGCGATGCCCCGTGAAATGCTGGACAAGGTGCTGGGTGCCGCGACCTTCGACATGGGTTTTTCGACTGTCGAATATGTTGCTTCCGCGCTCGTGGACCTGGCATTTCACGAAGGCGATCCGCCTGCGGATGTCATGGTGAAGCAGCGCGAAATACTTGACGGGTTGGGTATGCCTGCAGCGATTACCATGCGCCACGCCAGCCCACATTTTGCGCATGTCTTTTCCGGTGACGGATATTCCAGCGGTTACTATAGCTACATGTGGTCCGAAGTGATGGACGCAGATGCGTTCGAGGCTTTCGAGGAGGCCAGCGGCGCATTTGACCCCGAGCGCGCAAAAGCGCTTGAGGAGCATATCCTTTCGACGGGTGGCAGCCGCGATGCAGCCGAGCTGTACATCGCGTTCCGTGGCCGCTTGCCCGGTGTTGAAGCCTTGTTGAAAGGCCGCGGATTGAAGGCGGCCTAA
- a CDS encoding 2-hydroxyacid dehydrogenase has product MINVLFAAKPERWTTYEAPLRSALAKAGIEAHLAQDIAPAEVDYIIYAPNSDLQDFTPYSRAKAVLNLWAGVEQITGNKTLKIPLARMVDPGLTKGMVEWVTGHVLRYHLGMDAHIVNPEHKWSVQTPPLAQEREVVIFGLGALGTACAQALLGLGFRVTGWSRSPKEVAGVTCLYGNAGFSDALSRAEIAVTLLPDTPATTDILNAEAFAKMPRGAFLINPGRGPLIDDNALIAALDSGQVAHATLDVFRIEPLPQEHAFWAHPQITVTPHIAAETRASTASETIVENIKRGEAGAPYINLVDRTLGY; this is encoded by the coding sequence ATGATCAATGTTCTTTTCGCCGCAAAGCCCGAGCGCTGGACCACTTACGAAGCGCCGCTGCGCTCTGCCCTCGCAAAAGCAGGAATCGAAGCACATCTAGCGCAGGACATTGCGCCCGCTGAGGTCGATTATATCATTTATGCGCCTAACAGCGACCTGCAGGATTTTACGCCCTACAGCCGTGCCAAGGCAGTGCTGAACCTCTGGGCGGGGGTCGAGCAGATAACCGGCAACAAGACGCTCAAAATCCCACTGGCACGAATGGTGGACCCCGGCCTGACCAAAGGCATGGTTGAATGGGTGACAGGCCATGTCCTGCGCTATCATCTTGGTATGGATGCGCATATCGTGAATCCTGAGCATAAATGGTCCGTTCAAACGCCACCTCTCGCACAAGAGCGGGAGGTTGTGATTTTCGGTTTGGGCGCGCTTGGGACGGCATGCGCCCAAGCGCTGTTGGGGTTAGGATTCCGTGTTACAGGCTGGTCGCGCAGCCCAAAGGAAGTAGCGGGCGTCACTTGCCTGTACGGGAACGCGGGATTTTCGGACGCGTTGAGCCGCGCAGAGATTGCAGTGACCCTGCTGCCGGATACGCCAGCAACCACTGATATCTTGAACGCGGAAGCTTTTGCAAAGATGCCTCGCGGCGCTTTCCTCATCAATCCGGGTCGCGGACCATTGATCGATGATAATGCGTTGATCGCGGCGCTCGACAGTGGTCAGGTGGCGCATGCCACGCTGGACGTGTTCCGTATTGAGCCTTTGCCGCAGGAACATGCATTCTGGGCCCACCCACAAATTACCGTTACGCCGCATATTGCTGCTGAAACACGCGCCAGCACAGCAAGCGAGACGATTGTCGAAAACATAAAGCGGGGAGAGGCGGGTGCGCCCTATATCAATCTTGTAGACCGCACCCTGGGATATTAG
- a CDS encoding VOC family protein — protein sequence MSIFHFAFNVTDLDQTRNFYGGLLGCEEGRSTDTWVDFDFFGHQLSCHLGTPMAVAATGLVGEHKVPMPHFGAVLPYDEWRALADRLEAQGIDFILAPQTRFAGEPGEQSTMFFTDPSGNPLEFKGLADMAGAFAK from the coding sequence ATGTCCATTTTCCACTTTGCTTTTAACGTAACCGACCTTGATCAGACCCGTAATTTTTACGGCGGCCTTCTGGGGTGCGAAGAGGGTCGGAGCACTGACACTTGGGTTGACTTCGATTTTTTCGGACACCAATTGTCGTGCCATCTGGGGACACCCATGGCAGTTGCCGCAACCGGCCTTGTTGGGGAGCACAAAGTGCCGATGCCGCATTTCGGCGCAGTTCTGCCCTATGACGAATGGCGCGCGCTGGCCGACAGGCTGGAAGCGCAGGGTATTGATTTCATTCTGGCACCCCAAACAAGATTCGCCGGCGAGCCGGGCGAGCAGTCCACAATGTTCTTCACCGACCCGTCCGGTAATCCGCTGGAGTTCAAAGGGCTGGCCGATATGGCCGGAGCGTTCGCCAAATGA